The following are encoded in a window of Cupriavidus oxalaticus genomic DNA:
- a CDS encoding ABC transporter permease, which yields MLNFLVRRSLATVPVLAVVAVIVFLLLRLTPGDPAAAIAGDAASAQDIARIRVQLGLDEALPVQFAHWIGQVLSADLGYSYFYKMPVTALIAQRLEPTLSVAALTIALTVLAAVPLGTLAAYRRGRWIDRMVMGGSVLGFSLPVFVAGYLMIWLFSLHLGWFPAQGYMRLADGAGPWLHSLALPCVTLSVMSCALVARVTRAAVAEALTEDFVQTARAKGIQEWRMLTRHALANAAVPIATVIGLSVAGLIGGVVVTETIFAIPGVGQLTVDAVLSRDYPLIQGITLFFSVSYVVINLLVDMSYLLLDPRIRY from the coding sequence ATGCTGAATTTCCTGGTCCGCCGCAGCCTGGCCACCGTGCCGGTGCTGGCGGTGGTGGCGGTCATCGTCTTCCTGCTGCTGCGGCTCACGCCCGGCGACCCGGCCGCGGCCATTGCCGGCGATGCCGCCAGCGCGCAGGACATCGCCCGCATCCGCGTGCAGCTTGGCCTGGATGAAGCGCTGCCGGTCCAGTTCGCCCACTGGATCGGCCAGGTGCTGAGTGCCGACCTGGGCTACTCGTACTTCTACAAGATGCCGGTGACCGCGCTGATCGCGCAGCGGCTGGAGCCGACCTTGTCGGTGGCGGCGCTGACCATCGCGCTGACCGTGCTGGCTGCGGTGCCGCTGGGCACGCTGGCGGCCTATCGGCGCGGGCGCTGGATCGACCGCATGGTGATGGGCGGCTCGGTGCTGGGCTTCTCGCTGCCGGTGTTCGTCGCCGGCTACCTGATGATCTGGCTGTTCTCGCTGCACCTGGGCTGGTTCCCGGCGCAAGGCTACATGCGCCTGGCCGATGGCGCGGGGCCGTGGCTGCACAGCCTGGCGCTGCCCTGCGTCACGCTGTCGGTGATGTCGTGCGCGCTGGTGGCGCGCGTGACGCGCGCCGCGGTCGCCGAGGCGCTGACCGAAGACTTCGTGCAGACCGCGCGCGCCAAGGGCATCCAGGAGTGGCGCATGCTGACGCGCCACGCGCTGGCCAATGCCGCGGTGCCGATCGCCACCGTGATCGGCCTGAGCGTCGCGGGCCTGATCGGCGGCGTGGTGGTGACCGAGACCATCTTCGCCATCCCCGGCGTCGGGCAGCTCACCGTCGATGCGGTGCTGTCGCGCGACTACCCGCTGATCCAGGGCATCACGCTGTTCTTCTCGGTGTCCTACGTGGTCATCAACCTGCTGGTGGACATGAGCTACCTGCTGCTCGATCCCCGCATCCGCTACTGA
- a CDS encoding tripartite tricarboxylate transporter substrate binding protein: MPTFRSRLHAAMPAIMLAAFAAAAHAADAPAAEPYPSRPLTIVVPSVAGNVNDAVARLIGQELTRTWGQPVIVDNKPGAGTTTGTKHVARAAKDGYTALLTFTAHVQNPSLYPRIGYDPIADFAPVSEVAISSTILAVSPDFPARTLPEVVALVKANPNKYPYGSYGAGTTGHILGELFKREAGLQMDHVAYKGGVPLVTDLAAGHVKIGFVPVGTAMALLQGGKLIPVAMAGAERSALLPRVPTFREAGYKGFEPDAWMGLLFPAGVPKARVEALSREVARIVRMPEIAKKMQDLNLVPVGGTPEAFAAVLKSDRDKWSRIIRDVGITLE; the protein is encoded by the coding sequence ATGCCGACCTTCCGCTCGCGGCTGCATGCCGCCATGCCCGCCATCATGCTGGCCGCATTCGCGGCCGCTGCGCATGCGGCCGATGCGCCCGCCGCCGAGCCGTATCCGTCGCGGCCGCTGACCATCGTGGTGCCGTCGGTGGCGGGCAATGTCAATGACGCGGTCGCCCGGCTGATCGGGCAGGAACTGACCCGGACCTGGGGCCAGCCGGTCATCGTCGACAACAAGCCGGGCGCCGGCACCACCACCGGCACCAAGCATGTTGCGCGCGCTGCCAAGGACGGCTACACCGCGCTGCTGACCTTCACCGCGCACGTGCAGAACCCGTCGCTGTACCCGCGCATCGGCTACGACCCGATCGCCGATTTCGCGCCGGTCAGCGAGGTCGCGATCTCGTCGACCATCCTGGCCGTGTCGCCGGACTTTCCGGCGCGCACGCTGCCGGAGGTGGTGGCGCTGGTCAAGGCCAATCCCAACAAGTATCCGTACGGCTCCTACGGTGCCGGCACCACCGGGCATATCCTGGGCGAACTGTTCAAGCGCGAGGCCGGGCTGCAGATGGATCACGTGGCCTACAAGGGCGGGGTGCCGCTGGTCACGGACCTGGCCGCCGGGCATGTGAAGATCGGCTTTGTCCCGGTGGGCACGGCGATGGCGCTGCTGCAGGGCGGCAAGCTGATCCCGGTGGCGATGGCGGGCGCGGAGCGCTCGGCGCTGCTGCCCAGGGTGCCGACCTTCCGCGAGGCGGGCTACAAGGGCTTCGAGCCCGATGCGTGGATGGGCCTGCTGTTCCCGGCCGGCGTGCCGAAGGCACGGGTCGAGGCGCTGTCGCGCGAAGTGGCGCGCATTGTGCGCATGCCGGAGATCGCGAAGAAGATGCAGGACCTGAACCTGGTGCCGGTCGGCGGCACGCCGGAAGCCTTTGCCGCGGTGCTGAAGAGCGACCGCGACAAATGGAGCCGCATCATCCGCGATGTCGGCATCACGCTGGAATGA
- a CDS encoding ABC transporter permease: protein MTSLTTAIQTAAPAAARRPSRLRTVLDNGAVRAGGAILLLMLCLAVAAPWLYTIDPNTMDPASSQLAPGTRAEIMTLAGDTFERLLPFGTDSLGRDIWSRTLYGARVSLAVGVCVALASVALGLAVGLVSGYFRWLDGPVMRVMDGMMAIPGILFAIVLVAAWRPSLLTVIVAMTVPDTPRVARLVRSVVLSVREEPYVEAAIALDTPAWKLMLRHILPNTIAPLLVQGTFICAGAMLVEAVMSFLGIGLPTDIPTWGNIMAEGRAHFTSHPHSVLLPGAFLALTVLAVNMLGDGLRDTLDPKFNKRNG from the coding sequence ATGACTTCACTCACCACCGCCATCCAGACCGCCGCGCCCGCGGCCGCCCGCCGCCCCTCGCGGCTGCGCACGGTGCTGGACAACGGCGCCGTACGCGCCGGCGGCGCCATCCTGCTGCTGATGCTCTGTCTTGCCGTGGCCGCGCCCTGGCTCTACACCATCGATCCCAACACCATGGACCCGGCCAGCTCGCAGCTCGCCCCGGGCACCCGCGCCGAGATCATGACGCTGGCCGGCGACACCTTCGAGCGCCTGCTCCCATTCGGCACCGACAGCCTGGGCCGCGATATCTGGAGCCGCACGCTGTACGGCGCGCGGGTGTCGCTGGCGGTGGGCGTGTGCGTGGCGCTGGCGTCGGTGGCGCTCGGGCTGGCCGTGGGGCTGGTGTCGGGATATTTCCGCTGGCTGGATGGCCCGGTGATGCGCGTGATGGACGGCATGATGGCAATCCCCGGCATCCTGTTCGCGATCGTGCTGGTGGCCGCGTGGCGGCCCAGCCTGCTGACGGTGATCGTGGCGATGACGGTGCCCGATACGCCGCGCGTGGCGCGGCTGGTGCGCTCGGTGGTGCTGTCGGTGCGCGAAGAGCCTTACGTCGAGGCCGCCATCGCGCTCGACACACCGGCATGGAAGCTGATGCTGCGCCATATCCTGCCCAACACCATCGCCCCGCTGCTGGTGCAGGGCACCTTCATCTGCGCCGGCGCGATGCTGGTGGAGGCGGTGATGTCCTTCCTCGGCATCGGCCTGCCCACCGACATCCCCACCTGGGGAAACATCATGGCCGAGGGGCGCGCGCACTTCACCTCGCACCCCCATAGCGTGCTGCTGCCCGGCGCGTTCCTGGCCCTGACCGTGCTGGCCGTCAACATGCTCGGCGACGGCCTGCGCGACACCCTCGATCCCAAGTTCAACAAGCGCAACGGATGA
- a CDS encoding MarR family winged helix-turn-helix transcriptional regulator encodes MRNALRLKTDYINILLDQAAERTRERGSRVYEAKFGISLRDIRLLRMIGIAPGITMGQLVQQSAIEKTLASKLVGTLVKQSLVQREICAEDARQVRLSLTDAGVDLVRRAEPLGVELESHFLYCLTPAEIEALRATLLKLIDAEAASREAFEASMAKLRKQAARPE; translated from the coding sequence ATGCGTAACGCGCTGCGGCTGAAAACCGACTACATCAACATCCTGCTCGACCAGGCCGCCGAGCGCACCCGCGAACGCGGCTCACGCGTCTACGAGGCCAAGTTCGGCATCTCGCTGCGCGACATCCGCCTGCTGCGCATGATCGGCATCGCGCCAGGGATCACCATGGGCCAGCTGGTACAGCAATCGGCCATTGAAAAGACGCTGGCATCCAAGCTGGTCGGCACGCTGGTGAAGCAGTCGCTGGTGCAGCGCGAGATCTGCGCGGAAGACGCGCGCCAGGTGCGCCTGTCGCTGACCGACGCAGGCGTCGACCTGGTGCGGCGCGCCGAGCCGCTGGGCGTCGAACTGGAATCGCACTTCCTGTACTGCCTGACGCCCGCAGAGATCGAGGCCCTGCGCGCCACGCTGCTCAAGCTGATCGACGCCGAGGCCGCCTCGCGCGAGGCCTTCGAAGCGTCGATGGCGAAGCTGCGCAAGCAAGCCGCCAGGCCGGAGTGA
- a CDS encoding ABC transporter substrate-binding protein, with protein MMSATLLRHAGTAALCALAWISAGSAGAETVLRTVPSSDLKILDPVWTTANITRNHGFMIYDTLFGMDEKGIIRPQMVDKYSASADNRTWTFTLRPGLKFHDGTPVAAQDVVASLTRWGKRDVLGQRMFEAMASITAEGPSTVRMNFRQPFGAVLDALGKPSPLAPFIMPKRVADTPADKQIDDLTGSGPFTLKKEDYRPGDRVVYRRNPAYVPRKEPASGLAGGKVVHVDRVEWVFLRDPQTQVNALLNGEVDIVETVPASHYPQLRTDNRVQMVDIMPAGPFTVIYNHKVPPFNDARVRKAAMLAINQEAMLRAQATYRDFYKPCTSVYLCGSPYASEQTGFFTGKPQFEQARKLLKEAGYDGKPVVIMLPGDAPALSRLPVVYGQLLRQAGFNVDVQATDWSTLITRRTKKDLPENGGWNAFITFWGGVDASSPVTYSPLTGNGERGYFGWPEDAELEALKTRFIETADAVQRKDLATRIQLRAIESGVLAPVGEGKAPTVVRRGAVSGLLPAPAVLYWNVRKE; from the coding sequence ATGATGTCTGCCACCCTGCTTCGCCACGCCGGCACCGCCGCGCTGTGCGCGCTGGCCTGGATTTCCGCCGGCAGCGCCGGCGCCGAAACCGTGCTGCGCACCGTGCCGTCTTCCGACCTGAAGATCCTGGACCCGGTCTGGACCACCGCGAACATCACGCGCAACCATGGCTTCATGATCTACGACACCCTGTTCGGCATGGACGAGAAAGGCATCATCCGGCCGCAGATGGTGGACAAGTACAGCGCCAGCGCCGACAACAGGACCTGGACCTTCACGCTGCGCCCCGGACTGAAGTTCCATGACGGCACGCCCGTGGCCGCGCAGGACGTGGTCGCGTCGCTGACGCGCTGGGGCAAGCGCGACGTGCTGGGCCAGCGCATGTTCGAAGCCATGGCGAGCATCACCGCCGAGGGACCGTCGACCGTGCGCATGAACTTCCGCCAGCCTTTCGGCGCGGTGCTCGACGCGCTCGGCAAGCCCAGCCCGCTGGCGCCGTTCATCATGCCGAAACGCGTGGCCGACACGCCCGCCGACAAGCAGATCGACGACCTGACCGGCTCCGGCCCGTTCACGCTGAAGAAGGAGGATTACCGCCCCGGCGACCGCGTGGTCTACCGCCGCAATCCCGCCTATGTACCGCGCAAGGAACCGGCGTCGGGCCTGGCCGGCGGCAAGGTCGTGCACGTGGACCGCGTCGAATGGGTGTTCCTGCGCGACCCGCAGACCCAGGTCAATGCGCTGCTCAACGGCGAGGTCGATATCGTCGAGACCGTGCCGGCTTCGCACTACCCGCAGCTGCGCACCGACAACCGCGTGCAGATGGTCGACATCATGCCGGCCGGCCCCTTCACCGTGATCTACAACCACAAGGTGCCGCCGTTCAACGACGCGCGCGTGCGCAAGGCGGCCATGCTGGCGATCAACCAGGAAGCGATGCTGCGCGCGCAGGCGACCTATCGCGACTTCTACAAGCCCTGCACCTCGGTCTACCTGTGCGGCTCGCCGTATGCCAGCGAGCAAACCGGTTTCTTCACCGGCAAGCCGCAGTTCGAGCAGGCGCGCAAGCTGCTGAAGGAAGCCGGCTATGACGGCAAGCCGGTGGTGATCATGCTGCCCGGCGACGCACCCGCGCTGAGCCGCTTGCCGGTGGTGTACGGCCAGCTGCTCAGGCAGGCCGGCTTCAATGTCGACGTGCAGGCCACCGACTGGAGCACGCTGATCACGCGCCGCACCAAAAAGGATCTGCCCGAGAACGGCGGCTGGAATGCCTTCATCACCTTCTGGGGCGGCGTCGATGCCAGCAGCCCCGTCACCTACAGCCCGCTGACCGGCAATGGCGAGCGCGGCTATTTCGGCTGGCCGGAAGATGCGGAACTGGAAGCGCTGAAGACGCGCTTCATCGAGACTGCTGACGCCGTGCAGCGCAAGGACCTCGCCACCAGGATCCAGCTGCGCGCGATCGAGAGCGGCGTGCTGGCGCCGGTCGGCGAAGGCAAGGCGCCTACCGTGGTGCGCCGCGGGGCCGTCAGCGGCCTGCTGCCCGCGCCGGCGGTGCTGTACTGGAACGTGCGCAAGGAATAG